Genomic window (Acidobacteriota bacterium):
GGCCTTGAAGCCGTTGGTGTCCACGGTGAATTCAGTAATCGCTTCGACCGAGGGCGCGTTGTAGGCAATCTCGTTGGCGTCCGCCGAACGGTTGGTCGTCACCGAAACGCCGTCGAGCGTGGCGTCCCAGGCCGCTGCTTGCCCGCCGCCCAGGCTGAGCGAATTACCGCGCCCTTTGGATTCCGCCGTGATCGCAACCAGATCGAAGGGGCTGCGCAATGCGCCGCCGACGACGAGCGGCAATTCATCCACGAGGCGGTTCTGCACTGAAGTCGAAATTTTGGCGTTCTCGGTTTGCAGTTGCGCCGCGTCCGGCGTGATCGAAACGACTTCGGTCAGCCCGCCCACTTCGAGTTTGATGTCCAGGCGCACCGCTGTGGCCGCCGTCACGATCACATTGGTCGCCAGGAATTTCTTGAAGCCCGCCAGGCTGACTTGCACCTGATACGCGCCCGGCGCAAGCGGTACGTTGTATTGGCCGCCGGAACTGCTGGTGGTGTTCTTGGCCGTGTTGGTGGCGGTCGCCACGATGGTGACTTCCGCGCCGGCCAGCACCGCGCCGCTCGGATCGGTGACAACGCCGGTGATATTGCCCCAGTCGGATTGCGCCCAACCATTGCTCGCCAACAGACAGAGCAGCCCCATTGCGAACCACGTTGCGAACAAGCTTCGTCGTGCCATAAAAGTCTCCTTGTTTGACGGACGCCTAAGGCCAGGCGCTGGATTGAAGAGAGGTGTGAATGCGCACGCCGTGCTCGCCACTCAACCGGGCATGACTAACCGGCTTCGTTCCGCCGCTTCAGGCGCCGGAATTTTGACTAAGACTGCTGACAACTTGGCGTCCCGGTATTTGGCTGCGGCTCTGCGCAACAACGGATATAGCATCTGCGGCGGCCATTCGCCAAGCTGTTGCTCCGGCCATTTCTTTTCGCCCAGCGCGAACGGCACAAGGTAATCAAGCGCCCGCCGGATGCCGCGCCCATCTTTCGTTTCGTAGTGCCATAAATCCACACCGACATTTTCGCCCAGCTGCGCCAGCAACATCAGCCCATCCAGATTGCCAGTGCTGTAGCTCCAGGCTTTTGTCCGCACGAGTTCCAACGGCTGGCGGCCATCGGGTTCGATTTGCAAGGCGATGCGTTTCTGCTTGGCGGTTTCCAGAATGTTCACGGCCAAATCGCGCTTGTCCAGAAAGAGCGCAAAGCTGACGGCTTGAATGTCGTAATAGGTGCCGTGATTGTTTTTGGCCGCGTTTTCCTCGCGCCCGTTTTTACTTTCCTGCATCCATTTCAGAAATGCGCTGAACCACGTTTGCAGGCCGCGTTGATCGGCTTCCGTCCAGGCTTTGCTGCCCGCCAGCAAACCGATGGCGTCAACCGCCCGCGTCAACCCGCGCGTTTCGATCAAGCCGATGCCGCGCCCGGTGTTGATGCCGGGGATGCCCTGCGCGAATTCCAGGTTGGGATTCATGCGCGTGGCCGCGTCGAGAAACCAGGCGCGCAACAACTGCGCGGCCTTTGCGGCATACGCCTCATCGCCTTTGAAGTAATAGGCCAGCGCGAGCGTTTCAGAGGCCGCGCACATTTCATCCAGCGTGCGATGGTCAGAAATTTTGTTGATTTCGGGATTGCGTTCGCCGTCGCGCCGGATGTAAGGCAAGCCGTTCGGACTTTTCGGATCGGCCCAAAAATAGGGGGCCTGGCTCATGTAATCGTGCTTGTCGCCGCTGGGCGGCGTGACGGCTTTGCTGACGACGGAAGGCGGCGTGAGTGTCAGCGCCTGTTTGGCTTCCCGTTCCAGCTTGGCCCAGGCGGGCGCGAGTTGCGCGTCATTGGCTTGCAGCCGCTGTTTGCTGGCTTGCAATTGTTGCGCGTCGAGCAGGAACACGCGCGGGGCTGAGGACGCTGCTTTTGAACTGGGTTGCTGCCCATAGCCGGACACGCAGAGAAACAAACAGCAGACGCTGCCGAGCGCCTGCTTGATAAACTTTCGCATTGAGTCCTCCGAAATACGCCGTTGCGGTACGGGGAGCGGTAGCGACTTGGCAACTCCGCGTGTACAGAACTCAAAGTCACCAAGTCGCTACCGCTCCCCGTACTGCAACCTGTCAATACTTAAAAAAGACGTGGCGGCGCTGCCGTGGTTGTTTGCTGGTAAAGGCAGGTGAATCCGGTTGCTGACCGGATGAAACCACCGGCAGTTGCTGCCGCCACGTCATTCGGATACAGCAAGCGCGTGGTGGCCTGCCGACCGCGAATCTGTCAACCAACCTAAAACAGCCAGGCTAAAAATTGATCCGCAACGAACCCTGCATCACACGCGGCGAACGCGCCGTGGTCGGCTGCCCGAAGCGCGCGTTGGTTTGCGTGACCTGGTTGGTCGTCGTGTTGAGCGTCAGCGTCAACGCCGAGTCAAAGGCGTTGAAATTTGTGTGGTTGAACAGATTGTAGGTCTCC
Coding sequences:
- a CDS encoding alginate lyase family protein, whose product is MRKFIKQALGSVCCLFLCVSGYGQQPSSKAASSAPRVFLLDAQQLQASKQRLQANDAQLAPAWAKLEREAKQALTLTPPSVVSKAVTPPSGDKHDYMSQAPYFWADPKSPNGLPYIRRDGERNPEINKISDHRTLDEMCAASETLALAYYFKGDEAYAAKAAQLLRAWFLDAATRMNPNLEFAQGIPGINTGRGIGLIETRGLTRAVDAIGLLAGSKAWTEADQRGLQTWFSAFLKWMQESKNGREENAAKNNHGTYYDIQAVSFALFLDKRDLAVNILETAKQKRIALQIEPDGRQPLELVRTKAWSYSTGNLDGLMLLAQLGENVGVDLWHYETKDGRGIRRALDYLVPFALGEKKWPEQQLGEWPPQMLYPLLRRAAAKYRDAKLSAVLVKIPAPEAAERSRLVMPG